The genomic DNA AAATCTGGTGGTGGTGTCGAAGGTCAACTTCCTTCCCACAAATCACAAGCAGCAGTTTGCACAGCCTTAATCTCTAAGAGGTTTAGGGGATGTAGATTTGTTCATGGGCGGCTTATGTGTCAGCAAATTCAGAGCCAAACTGGGTAATTGCATGTCATGTctatgcaacaacaacaacaaagactgtCTGTGGCTTTTAAATCTGGTTGTCTGTCTGAGCTGTATAATAAAGAATGGAAACGGAGTCCATGTATGTGTCCGTCATCTGAACATTAAATTGTTGGTTTGCTAATGGACATGGTGACATATACTAAAATTAAAGTTAGGGCCAGTTATTTATAATCTCATTTGTGGAAAGCTGCTTCACATCCTGATATATATCACTAAATAAAGTAGGCAAAAAGCCAGTGTTTGTATCCTTTGAAATATGCTAAAAATTTAATTTGAACCACATGTAAAATGATTGGCTGTGGAACCTGTCTGCCACTAACCAACCTGCCTACTAAGCCAGAAGTTAGTCATGGGAAATGTTAGAGAAAGTACATCCAAAACTGCGGGCAGAGCTTCAACAAGTGGGCCCACATGAGGGGGTAGGATGTCTCAGCCAGATTTAAAACCAGCTGttacactggaaaaaaaggaaacttaaGATATTTCACTTGGTAACACATTAATGAGTCCATGCCAACTAACTTGCTGAATTTAGTTAGAATTAACATAATTTATGTGTTAcccatttcaaaaatatttttcagtgtttgtcaaacactaAGGCCTTGTTTAAACTGCAGCCCAAATTggatttgtaagcatatccGATCAAAATCATAGTAGACTAATAGTCTTGTCTTCCACATGTATTTCTATAGTCACAGGCCACGTCCTGGAAAAACAAGTTGTcgaaacaaaataaacaaaatggacaacagaaatctgtgcctgtttctgtcGAAAATGGTTATGTGGAATCAAGGCGCAaattttcttctgattttaatctattgtcttccactgtgtcgATAGTTTAACGCACCTCCAACTAACTCTCTCTGGATCtacgttgttgttgtagttgaaGAAGACACTTATTTGAGAAACGAGAGGTTCAGATTGAAACAGATGACTCCTAAGCAATACAAAGAAGCAAACATCATGTCAaatgcagcagcaacaaatCACAACATCTCAAGGAACTAAAGACAAACTCAACAGCTGCCACAATGACCAAGCACTTGTTGGTGACAGTGGAGAGAAGTAGTAATTCccttttattattcatttcacCCAGCCAACTTCTCTAATGTGTGCTAATAATAGGAAACTGTATGAATCGGtcttcaaaaaaggaaaatggtaAGTAAAACTAAATTGCTCATACAATGGCAAAAACAGATAATTTCAATGCCTAATATCTTGATAAAGAGTATATGcctttttttacagaatatatttacagtttaaagaAGGGAAAGCCCATGTTGAAACCTTCTGCAACCAGCCTAAATGAAAATTCTCAGATAAAGAAGTCAGATAGAGCAGTCCACAGAGAATTAAAGCATTCCAGTCCAGAAGACTTTCAGCTTTCAGGGTTTGCACTCGATGACAACAAAGCACTATTAGTCCACGTTAAGCGTAACCTGTCTGTACATGCTCCAGTCCTCCTGAAACACTGGATGGAACTCAGTCTTCACTGACATTATCTCCTCATAACataacaaggaaaacaaaacaatcctaGAAGGTGTGGTAACCTGTTTTCTGATTCATCAAATTAATTGCACATATTTAATTACACTAATTGTCATTAATGCAGCCTGCTGAAGAACACATTAATGACAATGATTTCATTAATGTCTCTAAGCACTTGATATTTAACCACTGTTGAATTGGACTTTTTAGATTCAGTTTCATATTGAGGATCAAAAGAAACAATTAAGTGGTTGGTCGTTTTGTTTTCACAAGTCAGCagagaggatttttttttttcatctgtgtttccACAGAGGTTAACCACAGTCACTGCCTGTACCTGAACACTCTACACAGTCTGCATGTGCCTCTGagcctttaaataaaacacagatctctctgtgttaatatttcaggtaatgtaataaaatatgaaCACAGTGATTACCAAAGCTTAGCAAAGATGTTAAGCatctatttacatttaataaatgtaacAAAACTAAATTACTACCAACATTATCAGACAGCTGTGCTGATCTCTGAATATCTGTTGTTAACTATCATTAAAGATAGTTGTtttatcaataattaaaacaagctttatgacttttcagcttcttaaatgacttcttaaatataaacaatatttgctggtttctttgctttatatgacatagaaatcattaaaactgaataattttggtttgtggacaaaataagacattatcATGATGAGGaatggtaaacactgatcaacattttctagcattttatgaagaaaaatcaagaatataatcaacagattaatcaactTTGAatataattgttagttgcagccctatactTGAAAAATATTTACCAAATAGTTGAAAGAAGAACAGGGAAATTACTGTAAATTAATGTAGGTACTATATTGTTTAGGACTGCATAAGACTGATTGTTACTTGATGATTACAacacaggacacagagacagatacaTTACACTACATTAACCTCATTTACACTCTAAATAATTATAAGTGTTTGGAAAAGTAAGAGTGGAGTTTCTTTAGATCCTTTAACTACAGTTAGATGTCAAATGTCACATCCACCTCCACAGTGTTCAGCAGCTGTCAGTGTCTGTCCTCTGAACAGTTTCATTAAGCTTAAAACCACAAGCACGACCAGACCTTTTGTTAGTGGGTAGAactctcctcccctctgtgtgagtgtgttccaATTCAGGACTAGTACTCCTTGTGGAGACCAAAGAACGTTAGTTAGAAAGTTAGTATCAAGGTGTACACTTCTGGTTAGGTTAAAGTCAGCGTTAAACATTTACTGGCCATGGATAAGGTTAGCGATAAGGCTTTGGTTGGGCTTTTCAAACttcctaacaagaatagctgcacttgtgtttgttttgttttcctggcataaacgctgaccGGGCCAGTagtccaaaaacctggtccaaatgagacagagcctcatttctgagTTAACTGGATAAGTTTAGGGCCAAGCCTGTTTAGGCTGTTAAGAATAATGGCTGCACAAACTCATGTATGTGCctatacttgtatttatatctttgaaaacattcaaacatgtctttgtgaggacatttggatCTTAGTTtggttttggttaaggttagggtaaggggctagggaatgcattatgtctatgaagtgtcctcactaagttataaaaagaagtgtgtgtgaagtagGGGTCTCTCAGCTGCCTGAAATTCCTAACCTGACAGGGGACACCCCccccacctccacacacacacacacacgtacacacgcacgtacacacacacacaataaggaTAATAATACTATGAAGTATAAATAGTAGTATACTAATAATTACATTATACTATAGAATAACAAACTTCTGTCGTCTATAAGTGAAACTAAATGATGCTAACTAACTAGCCGTGGGCTACTACAGACTAATAAGCTGCAGCCAGTGTTCACGCAAAcgtgatgaggaggagaaagaaaagttaACGTGCACATAAATAAACGTCAGTGAAGTAGTTCTTATTTAAACCACAATGAAAGTTATGTGTCAGACGTTTATGTGTGAGTTTTAGTAGCtgcagatgttgttgttgggttgttattttttttcctcctgtcgAACTTTGTCCTACCTGATTTGAAAAGACGAGTCGATGCTACTGTCCTACAGAACTGCCGCAGTCTGCGCGAGAAACATTTGTCACGGTCTCTCTGTGCTTTTTCTATTCCttcagagggagaaaaaaacaactctagTCTCCCAGAAGTCAATCTCTTCTTCTCTTACAGAAACATCTGAACTCCTCGGAGAGCAGGAGGAAACTCCTCACTTCAAGTTTTCAGGAATGATTAGTGGATTTAAAGTTCCGGGTTGGTTGGAGTCGTTCGGTCGAGGGTTTGAGCCTGCGAGGCTGCGAGCCTGCAAGTCTGCGAGATTAAGACCCCTAATTCTCGGTTctaactttcaaaataaaactcgtCACGTTTAGTCAAATATTTGTAGCTTGGCGAAACTACGACATACTAACCAACTTAACCAACCAACgttatttacttaaaaatacaattcaatGAACAACATAGTGTATGTTTAACCATTTCACTGCTTATCCGACCACACAAACGATTACTTTGTTTGGTgcgcttttactttgaaaagaaaACCGCACAAGTTCCGAATGTACTACTGGTGCCTGCACTAAACTGTACCAGATTTTCCTCCAAAGTTCCAAGAAGTTGTACATGAATTAATTCAAAGTTCCGGGTCGAGCACAGTTGCGGACAGCCGACCCTTGCCGTCCCATTTTCTACCCCATATTTTTAACCTCCTGCACACTTCATCATAATAAAGCTTGTACAAAGATATTCAAACTCACTGTTATTACTGATTTACAAACTACTGTCCACtggacaataataataatttagtgcATTAAATGACATGGTAAAAGCATTAAAAGAGTAttagttttgatttaaaaaaaaaaccataagcATGGTTTTACTTTGCTgttgcttcactttgaatacaatGTGCTAACTAATACTAGGCCACTtatgtgattttactgccctctaatgtTAAAACTAAGTGTGtcacactggtttggtgtaaataacacaacttaatgcaatttatatttgttatttatacTTGTATCAATAATAGCCAAACTCTACTCTGTCTACTCTGAGGTGGGTGGGCTCCTAAATTAAATTCCACTGGACTGCGTACACCTCGGATTAGACTGTGGTATGACAGGAAAGACTTTTACGGAGACATCAGGTTCTGACCAAACACACATATTTTGGGGGTTTtacagtgcttttattttagaAAGTGAGTGTTAGAGAAAGTGGACCTAAGAGAGTCAACAGGAAATGAGGGGAGGAAGAGATAGGGAGCGATGTGAAACTCAAGCTTACACTGGGGGTTTTACATCAGTATGTAGAAATGTGagcgattactaaatgaatcaactattttgataattgattattaaaacatGCTTTCTGATTTCtacgcttcttaaatgtgattatttttaggtttctttgctccatataacaaaaattatcatttttgtggacaaaaattATAcaaggtttggtaaacaccgatcaacattttctgccattttatggaccaaacaataacTAAATTAAGAAAATTATGGTgagattaatttattattaacgAGGCTTTGAATCACACAATGATGAGAGTTTAAAGACTAAATAACCCGCCACACCATTGTTATATAATATACCAAACTCAGAATTTAATGACTTTCCTCTTAGGATATCAGATGTGAAGAAGTGAGCTATGTAGGctcttatttttaaattaaatcaagaacacacatttatatagtTTAAATAAGCTTTTCTGAACAGTGTGACACCTTAAACGAAAAAGACACtagacaaaaacataaagaataCCAAAGAGTTTATTCTGTGTCATTTGATGCAACTACATCTTTACAATAGTGAGCctgttaaaatataaacaacctGTAGGTTTGCGTCTCACATGTCTGCACACGGACATGACTCAACTGTTAAAACTCTCCAGCTACTCACGCAAAGTCGTCCACAACACTGGTTACCAAGAGTGAACCTGTATGTCCACAGTGATGTAAAGTGCAATGATGAGACAAAATGCTTTGACCAAGCGGGAAAGGTTTTGTGGATAAAATCCCTTAAAACGTTAAGTGTAGCTGCAAATTGGTTAGCCATGTTCATGTCTTAATATATCTAGCaggtataaaaataaatgctattCTATACAAGCGGTACAGAAGGATATACACAgttcatactgtacatacatacatacatttgtcATCCTAGGCAAAAAACAGGATATTGTTACACAAAGAGTGATttttactgaagaaaaaaaaaagcaccatagacaaacaaatattgatattatgCAGTTTGACTGGTAACAAATAATCCATCCCCTGCAGAGAGAGaatatttaaactttaaaaatgtaattgttgatTATTGACAAGGATGAACAGACAGACTGGAAAaggaataaaacataaacatgacaaacagtAACTGTGCCAAATATACAAAAACATGGTCATATTTAATGACACGGTGACTATATGcatgataaaaacacatcaaaaataCACATCCTTTTACATACAAATTAACTGAGTACGATGGTATTCATATACAAACATTATagttaaaaaataatcacaacaaaACTGAATCTGGAAAAGGGGGGAAATAAGTTACTTCTGATGTGCACCATTTAAGTTGTACATGGACAAGGTCCAATCGTGACAAATTAAACTGAAGGCatgcttattttttatttctcttaatAATCAAACTACTCGGTGCGGAAGTGGCGTTATTCTACCAGTATAAGAACATGGTAGTTATAATATGGAGTTTACAGGAGACGTTTAGATTTTGCTAAAAGCAGTAGCGGTAGTAGGCTAAATGTTTTTGATGAGAAATAATAATTCTAAGATAATATTTCAATCATCAAGTGATCTGGGAGAGAACGAGACTCCTGCACCTTCTTTGGGCTCAGTTTCCAGACTTGGGGAAATCAGGCTAAAGACTTTGtagaccaatcacagggcagctCAGAGAAAGCGAGCACTCAAAAAAGGCTCATCAACTAAGCAAATACACACGTGTCCTTTGGGTGTTTGCAATTCAAGCATTGGCATCAACTGCCTACACTTGAGAGCAactctaaaaaaagaaaagggtttAAAAGAGGACAATACATGCAATAAAACCTGTCAATATGGGTGGAGAGACTGCCTCATCTGTTTATGTGAagcatgtgtgtctgtccttACTCATCTGATGAATAGCTCAGAACAGAGCATCCATATTCAGaatgtgatattttaaaaaacaaaattcaaaaatacatttgtattctTGCAACCCTGCCTACTACAGATTAATGGAAAAAGGTATTACTCTAAAAACTTCCCCCCTTAGCCtggtattgttttcttttggtcCGTGGCTTATTACTTAATAAAGTTAATTTGCATCAATAGCTTAGTTTAAGATCATCGTGCAGGAACTGGAACTCAGCAATACTTTACTTCAGCGCTTCATTTGTGTCATTAAcccttttttgtatttttgctctGCCTGTGTCTCACATGTAGTCcgtaataaaaacaattatctTTTGTGAGATATTACAAAATATATATTCTCTATGTACATGAGGACAGTGCATATTTAACCAGTTATGCTTGAACTCATTCAAGCCACAAGTGAACAGCTGCCTGGGAGATGAAGGCTATGCTCTGAtaggtttctttcttcttttcctggAGGCGTCtgacttaaaataaaagagtGTTCAATTCAAAGACAAGAagcaggcacacagacacacaaccacaccCATGTAAAGAATGCTTATACATTCACTCACAAGCACACAGTTAAGCtaatacacaaaaacatgtagatttatAATACACAATAATCCAAAAATATAGTCATCTGTCTATATTTCTTTTGACTCCGTTTCCTTGGAAAAGcagtgaataaaaatgttttgttctgtaTTTCTGCAGGAGGCTGTACATCGAGCTACTGTCTGACTGTGCTCGGCTTGAGCTCGCTGTGTCGGTGCAGAGGTGTCCTTGAAGGCTTGTCAGATCATAACGGCTTTCTCACACCTCTCCTTACCTTCCCTGACAGCAAGGGGGAAAACTTGGGACACAATGAAGAGAGATCAGCATGTGAGGGCAACTGTTTCCTGCACTGACGACAGACTCGGAGGTCAGAGGTTGAGAATAGGGACGTCAAAGAGGTCGCACAGGCCTTCTGTCTCATCCAGGTTGTATATGTAGTCATGGTCGCTGGGTGGAGGGGACAGGCGGAGTAGCGGCGAGAACACTGGAGgcaaaacagagaaataatgACACATACATAAAGGATCCATAAAATAAGACATCATACTCCTGTCTTCAAGAGCCTCTTTGTTACACAGATTACAAAGGGTAATTTCTTTCACTGGGCACTACATCCATACTACTACTTTTTCCAGATAAAAATTACTAGAAGACCCAAACGAGACAACAATGTTGAAAAGCTAGGTTATCAGACTGATGGGGAGGTCAAAGTGAAACTGAATGCAAGCATTAAAGGGGGTGCTTTTTGTTCACAACTTATAGTCAATTTGTGGCATATTAGAAGAGaagtagtgtggatgtagtcTGTATTTGtcatctgtgtctctctctccatcagtgTGCCTGAGAGCAAACATACCTTCTGATGCCATCAAATCCTCCAACAAATCTCCACTCATAAtttctgtcagagagagagaaagagatacgGGGGGGAAGCAGTGACATGAAAAACTGTACAAGcactggagggaaaaaaataaccaaatctagataaaacaaaggagaaagtTGTTACCTTTTGTTGGATCAAACATTTCTGAGAGTTCTTTGGGGAAGTCCAGCACTAGAGagaaaccaaaacaacattttcagccAACAGTTAAATAGTTAGGTGAACAATAGGAAGAGGTGAGTTGATGTAGTTGGTATAATTAACATTTCAGAAAAGCTGAAAAGTCATGCAttgattgatttcattttaaattttacaaaTTACTAATGACGTGAAATTGAACTAAAGCATTTAACTGATTCAGCCTTGGTGGATTTTGGATCTCATtgattttacatatttaaaaatttAGCTGTGCTTCATATTTTCCCCACTTCTGGTCAAACACGGCAACAACAGCCACTGAACTAATCACTATGTGACatgtacaacaacaaaaccaataCCAGCAAAGCCTGAGAGGTGAAAGTAAAAGGCTTTTCCGTCTCCTTTGGCTGAAACGGAACTCACATTCAGAGGGATCCGACTTAATCGGTTCAAATACCGCAGAGGCGGATGAGGACACAGATCCGTCTAATGACGCAGAAGACTGCAGTTGCTGAGTGACTGCAGCAGGTGTATCTGTTGGTGTGAGTAGTGTGGTGCTCGTCACTTCTGAAAGCAAGCAAACAGGAGACATGAAATGAAGTATTCTATGAAACAGGGAAAAGTTTATTCAACAGGTACAAAGACAAAGTGcagtgaaacaaaaaataatatctCAGCTCACTGAACTGTCTACACCCCCCTACCTGTCACTGGTGTTGATGCGGTTATTGAGGCAGGACCAGGTTTTATAGAAGCTGCTGGAACTGCTTTGGGGACCTGAGGAGTGGAAAGATGTACAAAGGTCATAACAGTGCATAACAGTCTCattcaagaggcttcttcagttcctGGGCTGGTGTTATTTTGGCTGCTTTGGTCAGTGTAAGTAAGCAAAGCCGGCAAGAGATAAATAGGAGTCTCATTAAAGAGGGCAAACACTTAACAAGTATGTTCTGCATAGTAAACGCTAATGCTAACATTTCTGTGGACCTGGGAGGCAGCGGCGGCTGACTGGGAGGTAGGTGCTGGGAGGTTCTGGAGGATGTCATCCGGAGGAGGGACGGGCAAAACAACAGGAGAGGCACTAGATGGGTCCTTATTCACCAGCAAAACCTCGATGGGACCAGATGAACTCTTGAGACGGATCTGGTACTTCCTTTGACCATTGAGGACCTGGAAATGAACAACCAAAGACAAAGTCTGAGgcacaagacaacaacaagTGGActtgatatatgtgtgtgtgtgtgtagatatatgtacatatatatatgaagtgtCCAAACACAACTTACAGACTCTGGTATGGGCACCTCTAGTTGTGTCCCATTGGGCGCACGAATTGCTAGGAGTGTGTCACCTGCAAGAAAAATAGGTGATGAGTCATGAAAGATATCATCAAATGCAAGAgtaaagaaactgaaaacaagCGAAAATATAGATGAAAAACATACCTTTGAAAGCTCCACAGAGGTCTTCATGTTTTATATATGCCATAGTATAAATGTGTTAAGGGTCAATGATGTCAACAATACAGTCTGCACATTTGAaggtcttttttgtttttgttttttaaaatggccTGGCTGAAGCAGTTTATGTTACTATTTAGTATTAATCAAGATTCAAAAACACTGATCCTACAGCTGTAGTGCTGAAGAAATGCTGCTTGTTACAAATGCCTTCTATTTATGAAGCAGGTTTTCCTTCAAAAATGTACAACGCAAATCTGAAATAACTATGGTTAAATAATCCAGGTTATTGTCTCAGACTTTAGAAAGTCAGTCAACATACACAGCTATGTCTACAAGATTACTCTCTGACTTTTATCCATTATATTGGTGGAGTGCACCTTTAATAGGCCAGTACAGAGAACCTAAATATGAGTGTTTTGGCTGACAAAGCAGGCAGAATCTGTGGGGATGTAGAGTATGCCCATGGCAGGATAATCCACTGTAAAATGCCAGATGGCATTGCTATTGGGTAGGTTTCACTGTTTTGTCATGGTGTCTACAGTTGCTCTGTGCCACCAAGCGCCATATGCCATTGCAAAATTTTTGTGCACCTGCAATTTATGAGCACCTTATCCCAGGATGAAATTAGGGTCTGTCTTCTGTAGGAAAA from Solea senegalensis isolate Sse05_10M unplaced genomic scaffold, IFAPA_SoseM_1 scf7180000014299, whole genome shotgun sequence includes the following:
- the e2f4 gene encoding transcription factor E2F4 isoform X2 translates to MMELESASNRGELGAVGDSGQPPTPSRHEKSLGLLTTKFVTLLQEAKDGVLDLKAAADTLAVRQKRRIYDITNVLEGIGLIEKKSKNSIQWKGVGPGCNTREIADKLIDLKAELDDLALRENELDQQRVWVQQSIKNVTDDTNNSPMAYIKHEDLCGAFKGDTLLAIRAPNGTQLEVPIPESVLNGQRKYQIRLKSSSGPIEVLLVNKDPSSASPVVLPVPPPDDILQNLPAPTSQSAAAASQVPKAVPAASIKPGPASITASTPVTEVTSTTLLTPTDTPAAVTQQLQSSASLDGSVSSSASAVFEPIKSDPSELLDFPKELSEMFDPTKEIMSGDLLEDLMASEVFSPLLRLSPPPSDHDYIYNLDETEGLCDLFDVPILNL
- the e2f4 gene encoding transcription factor E2F4 isoform X1, encoding MMELESASNRGELGAVGDSGQPPTPSRHEKSLGLLTTKFVTLLQEAKDGVLDLKAAADTLAVRQKRRIYDITNVLEGIGLIEKKSKNSIQWKGVGPGCNTREIADKLIDLKAELDDLALRENELDQQRVWVQQSIKNVTDDTNNSPMAYIKHEDLCGAFKGDTLLAIRAPNGTQLEVPIPESVLNGQRKYQIRLKSSSGPIEVLLVNKDPSSASPVVLPVPPPDDILQNLPAPTSQSAAAASQVHRNVPKAVPAASIKPGPASITASTPVTEVTSTTLLTPTDTPAAVTQQLQSSASLDGSVSSSASAVFEPIKSDPSELLDFPKELSEMFDPTKEIMSGDLLEDLMASEVFSPLLRLSPPPSDHDYIYNLDETEGLCDLFDVPILNL